A single window of Sphaerodactylus townsendi isolate TG3544 linkage group LG03, MPM_Stown_v2.3, whole genome shotgun sequence DNA harbors:
- the LMOD3 gene encoding leiomodin-3 → MSEFSQNSDQEEIYSEELDEDEILANLSPEELRELQSEMDVMAPDPQVPVGMIQRDQTEKPPTGNFDHRSLVDYLYWQKESKNIHENERVPVTLLPSERLTGERSEENVTDVDNKNEMADGSTEVERNESYENEQPTELGTGKINGDVRDYKENKKEEEEEEEEEEEEEEEEEEEEEENEEEEEEVEKEEEVEKEEGKKEEENKENRNVKENLETKKPYDEEDSRSTESRETEQEENSEKKPSKLNIPSKLALDTSFMKLSARPSGNQTNLDESLRKVRKNDPSITELNLNNIENIPKEMLVDFVNAMKKNKNIKTFSLANVGADDNVAFALANMLRENRSITTLNIESNFFSGKGIVAIMRCLQYNEKLTELRFHNQRNMLGHQAEMEIARLLKANPTLLKIGYHFELPGPRMVVTNLLSRNLDKQRQKRIDEQKQQRLKEQKELIAMLENGFGLPPGMWEMLGAPVPPSMVPPPMQPPKSPVPSVTRRKEPVRKPAPEQERSDDPPSFKIVKLKRTQRKPTIEQYVEPAEKTNLKDVIKTLKPIPRRRPPPLVDETPRDKLLSDIRQSNVAYLKPVPVPKELE, encoded by the exons atgtccGAATTCAGCCAAAACTCTGATCAAGAAGAGATCTATTCTGAGGAGCTGGATGAAGACGAAATCTTAGCAAATCTGTCCCCTGAAGAACTGAGGGAACTACAAAGTGAAATGGATGTCATGGCTCCAGACCCTCAAGTGCCAGTTGGAATGATACAGCGTGACCAGACTGAGAAACCTCCGACAGGAAATTTTGATCACAGATCTCTTGTTGACTACCTGTATTGGCAGAAGGAATCAAAGAACATACATGAGAATGAAAGAGTCCCAGTCACTCTTTTACCTTCGGAG AGACTCACTGGAGAAAGGTCTGAAGAAAATGTAACAGATGTTGACAACAAGAATGAAATGGCCGATGGCAGCACAGAAGTAGAGAGAAATGAaagctatgaaaatgaacagccCACTGAACTGGGCACAGGGAAAATAAATGGAGATGTGAGAGACTATAAggagaataaaaaagaagaggaagaagaagaagaagaggaggaggaggaagaagaagaggaagaggaagaggaagaagaaaatgaagaagaggaagaagaggtggagaaggaagaagaggtggagaaggaagaaggaaaaaaggaggaagaaaataaagagaaTAGAAATGTTAAGGAAAATCTGGAAACAAAGAAACCATATGATGAAGAGGATAGCAGAAGCACAGAATCAAGGGAAACTGAACAAGAAGAAAACAGTGAAAAGAAACCATCAAAGCTAAATATTCCCTCAAAACTAGCTCTAGATACTAGTTTTATGAAATTAAGTGCAAGGCCTTCAGGAAATCAAACTAATTTAGATGAGAGCCTGAGAAAAGTCCGAAAGAATGATCCAAGTATAACAGAACTCAACTTGAACAACATTGAGAATATCCCCAAGGAAATGCTAGTAGACTTTGTCAATGCCATGAAAAAGAACAAGAATATCAAAACATTCAGTTTAGCCAATGTGGGGGCTGATGACAATGTTGCTTTTGCCCTGGCCAATATGCTGCGTGAAAACAGGAGCATCACTACTTTGAACATCGAATCCAATTTCTTCTCAGGCAAAGGCATTGTGGCCATTATGAGGTGCTTGCAATATAATGAGAAGCTGACTGAGCTACGTTTTCACAACCAGAGAAATATGTTGGGTCACCAAGCAGAAATGGAAATTGCCAGGCTATTGAAAGCCAACCCAACGTTATTGAAGATTGGCTATCATTTTGAACTTCCGGGTCCCAGGATGGTGGTTACCAATCTTCTCAGCAGAAACCTTGATAAGCAGAGACAGAAAAGAATAGATGAACAAAAGCAGCAGCGGTTGAAAGAGCAAAAGGAGCTAATAGCCATGCTAGAGAATGGATTTGGGTTGCCTCCTGGAATGTGGGAGATGTTAGGTGCACCAGTGCCTCCTTCGATGGTGCCTCCACCCATGCAGCCTCCAAAGTCACCAGTCCCATCGGTTACGAGGAGAAAAGAACCTGTAAGAAAGCCAGCCCCTGAACAAGAAAGGAGTGATGATCCACCCTCTTTCAAAATCGTGAAGCTCAAGAGAACCCAGCGCAAACCCACTATAGAACAATACGTCGAGCCGGCTGAAAAAACCAACCTCAAAGACGTGATCAAGACTCTTAAACCTATTCCGAGAAGGCGGCCACCTCCTCTGGTAGACGAAACCCCTCGGGATAAGCTGCTGAGCGATATCCGTCAGAGCAATGTAGCTTATCTTAAACCG GTACCTGTTCCCAAAGAGCTGGAGTAA